In Massilia violaceinigra, one DNA window encodes the following:
- a CDS encoding RHS repeat-associated core domain-containing protein yields MFEAARITDPISHTNALTGFLIGALIGIALIAAVAFATFTCGFGVALIAGLAAGFGASGILSLGEAIGKMSTTVTGTLVTGSLNVWTNGLAATYAKVSTAACSMHNPVQLVAEGSGNVYINGLPAARKDDAITCGAKISGGSSNVFIGGGREPYLPVADEIPPGLRTAVDWAFTAAGAVGGIGKLLCKAGGGLTRAVLPCAARFLAGFAAGEALSRYVIAPVVGRAIGGLLGEPVDVTTGRKLLLAQEETDFVLPGQIPLTGARFYGSNLERVGDLGRGWVLPWEVWLQARDGKVWYSDGQGRETGFPMMQPGHAEFSESEQCFLTRSADGRFIMYDVNDVYYDFGQLDVTGGELAPLLRIEDRSGQWQHYARDAAQRLLSIETSDGQMVRLAYGAQSGRLEGIERVRGGAPAWLVRYGYDSLGQLISVHDANGNLARQFSYADGLMTSHTSALGFVSQYRWEIIDGAPRVVECGNSEGERTRFAYDPAGRQTRATDELGRSAHWIYDAHFQVVQCTDLDGGVYRISYTDAGSPATLDLPGERKVVFEYDAMGRLVGETDPLGRRTTTGYDGHSMRVTQLAFADGQRWQAEYDFSGRLLRTTDVLGREERYEYDETGVSPLPIVHVDARGGRQQMRWDERGQLLAYTDCSGKTTHYTYDNNGELESFTDALGQVTRYENLPTGEPARILLADGSVEEYVYDAEGLVTFARRNATQTRHWKRNARGQVIEAVDPAGHISHYRYDVRGRPVELATAPDTRYLFSYDAGDRLEREVRPDGVERHRHYDPAGEIIALDEHGAPTPGQAGRALRTTLFTRDKMGRLLVKQTATAISRYEWSAGDLLTGTARMPTEAGAALGVTESALRFGYDAAGRLIAEEGAEGRVDYELDELDNITGLRLPHDHRIDTLSYGSGHVHQIRMGERVISDFERDDLHREVAHTQGALMQKLGYDKLGRRLWQASARKTEAHGAGLGLLWRNYRYDPIGELGEQRDNIRGAIQYQYDLAGRMLKQNRVAQQRLETFAWDAAGNLLDDVARKSGGRIEGNRLKAWQDLRFDYDPWGNLLTKRKGANQVQHFSFDADDRLIKVSTQDAWGTAETLFDYDPLGRRIAKTELRGTKGAIPAEGRRRFVWQGLRMVQEIRDGALSCYIYSPDEGFTPLARVDTAIGQGVALAAAGSEQPRSRIYHFHTDLVGAPLEVTDESGEMAWTASYTAWGKADIGDETAMASRIEQPLRYPGQYADQSTGLHYNTFRFYDPDIGRYISPDPIGLEGGTNLFAYVPNPTGWADPLGWDWNYHLTDSSGKVYYHGRASDKQTMADVARRHGNNKGKDGFRFGKGDTMTRITAPGTPKLTAQGIEGIAIDKTGVIGRRKKNGNRVRGNAIAGVDPKKKSAPAKIKAGKAFLNGRVPSQMGQVSGTPLKGTKC; encoded by the coding sequence ATGTTTGAAGCTGCCCGCATCACCGATCCCATCTCCCATACCAATGCGCTGACCGGCTTCCTGATCGGTGCGCTCATCGGCATTGCCCTGATCGCCGCAGTGGCGTTCGCCACCTTCACCTGCGGTTTCGGCGTCGCGCTGATCGCCGGCCTGGCCGCCGGTTTTGGCGCGTCGGGTATCCTCAGTCTAGGCGAGGCGATCGGGAAAATGAGTACGACCGTGACGGGAACGCTGGTGACCGGCTCCCTCAACGTCTGGACCAATGGCCTGGCGGCGACCTACGCCAAAGTCAGTACAGCGGCGTGCAGCATGCACAACCCGGTGCAACTGGTGGCCGAAGGCTCTGGCAACGTGTACATCAACGGTTTGCCGGCCGCGCGCAAGGACGACGCCATCACCTGCGGCGCCAAGATTTCCGGCGGTTCCTCGAATGTCTTCATCGGCGGCGGCAGGGAACCCTATCTCCCCGTGGCCGACGAAATACCGCCCGGGCTGCGCACCGCGGTCGACTGGGCCTTCACCGCCGCCGGCGCGGTGGGCGGCATCGGCAAGCTGCTGTGCAAGGCGGGCGGGGGGCTGACGCGCGCGGTACTGCCTTGCGCGGCCCGCTTCCTGGCCGGCTTCGCCGCAGGCGAAGCGCTCAGCCGCTACGTCATCGCGCCCGTGGTCGGACGCGCCATCGGGGGCTTGCTGGGCGAGCCGGTCGACGTCACCACCGGCCGCAAACTGCTGCTGGCGCAAGAGGAAACCGACTTTGTCCTGCCCGGCCAGATTCCCCTGACCGGCGCGCGTTTTTATGGCAGCAACCTGGAGCGCGTCGGGGACTTGGGGCGCGGCTGGGTACTGCCGTGGGAAGTATGGCTGCAGGCGCGTGACGGCAAGGTCTGGTACAGCGACGGCCAGGGCCGCGAAACCGGTTTTCCCATGATGCAGCCCGGTCATGCGGAGTTCAGCGAGAGCGAGCAGTGCTTTTTGACGCGCAGCGCCGACGGCCGCTTCATCATGTACGACGTGAACGACGTGTATTACGACTTCGGCCAGCTCGACGTAACGGGCGGCGAACTGGCCCCGCTGCTGCGCATCGAAGACCGTAGCGGCCAATGGCAGCACTATGCCCGCGACGCGGCGCAGCGCTTGCTGTCGATCGAAACCAGTGACGGCCAGATGGTGCGGCTGGCGTACGGCGCGCAGTCCGGACGCCTGGAAGGCATCGAGCGCGTGCGCGGCGGCGCGCCGGCCTGGCTGGTGCGCTACGGTTACGACAGCCTCGGTCAGCTGATCAGCGTGCATGACGCCAACGGCAATCTGGCGCGCCAGTTCAGCTATGCCGACGGCCTGATGACGAGCCACACCAGCGCGCTCGGTTTCGTGAGCCAGTACCGCTGGGAGATCATCGACGGTGCGCCGCGCGTTGTCGAATGCGGCAACAGCGAAGGCGAACGCACCCGTTTCGCGTACGACCCGGCGGGCCGCCAGACCCGGGCCACCGACGAACTGGGGCGCAGCGCCCACTGGATCTACGACGCCCATTTCCAGGTCGTGCAATGCACCGACCTCGATGGCGGCGTCTACCGCATCAGTTACACCGACGCGGGATCGCCGGCCACGCTCGATCTGCCCGGCGAGCGCAAGGTCGTGTTTGAATACGATGCCATGGGCCGCCTCGTCGGCGAAACCGATCCGCTCGGCCGGCGCACCACCACCGGCTACGATGGCCACAGCATGCGCGTGACCCAGCTTGCCTTCGCCGATGGCCAGCGCTGGCAGGCGGAGTACGACTTTTCAGGGCGCCTGCTGCGCACCACGGATGTGCTTGGACGCGAGGAACGCTACGAATACGACGAGACCGGCGTGAGCCCGCTGCCCATTGTGCACGTGGACGCCCGTGGCGGGCGCCAGCAGATGCGCTGGGACGAGCGCGGCCAGTTGCTCGCGTACACCGACTGCTCCGGCAAAACCACGCACTACACGTACGACAACAACGGCGAACTTGAATCGTTCACCGACGCACTGGGCCAGGTCACGCGCTACGAGAACCTGCCGACAGGCGAGCCGGCCCGCATCCTGCTGGCCGACGGCAGTGTCGAGGAATATGTGTACGACGCCGAAGGGTTGGTGACGTTCGCGCGCCGCAATGCGACCCAGACCCGGCACTGGAAGCGCAACGCGCGTGGCCAGGTCATCGAGGCGGTGGACCCGGCCGGACACATCTCGCACTACCGCTACGATGTTCGCGGACGCCCGGTGGAACTGGCGACAGCCCCCGACACCCGCTATCTGTTCAGCTACGACGCGGGCGACCGCCTTGAGCGCGAGGTACGCCCGGACGGGGTCGAGCGGCACCGCCATTACGATCCCGCCGGCGAGATCATCGCACTCGACGAACACGGTGCGCCCACGCCGGGGCAAGCCGGGCGCGCCCTGCGCACCACGCTGTTCACGCGGGACAAGATGGGCCGGCTGCTGGTCAAGCAAACCGCTACCGCCATCAGCCGTTACGAGTGGAGCGCAGGCGACCTTCTGACCGGGACCGCGCGCATGCCGACCGAGGCCGGCGCCGCGCTGGGCGTCACCGAAAGCGCACTGCGCTTCGGCTACGATGCCGCCGGGCGCCTGATCGCGGAGGAGGGTGCCGAAGGCCGGGTCGACTATGAACTCGACGAACTCGACAACATCACGGGCCTGCGCCTGCCGCATGACCACCGTATCGATACGCTCAGCTATGGCTCCGGCCACGTGCACCAGATCCGCATGGGCGAGCGCGTCATCAGCGACTTCGAGCGCGACGACCTGCACCGCGAAGTCGCCCACACGCAGGGCGCCCTCATGCAAAAACTCGGCTACGACAAACTGGGGCGGCGCCTGTGGCAGGCTTCCGCCCGCAAGACGGAGGCACATGGCGCCGGGCTCGGTCTTTTGTGGCGTAATTACCGCTACGACCCGATCGGCGAGCTGGGAGAGCAGCGCGATAATATCCGCGGCGCCATCCAGTATCAGTACGATCTGGCGGGCCGCATGCTCAAGCAGAACCGGGTCGCGCAGCAGCGCCTCGAAACCTTCGCCTGGGATGCGGCGGGCAACCTGCTGGACGACGTGGCGCGCAAGAGCGGCGGCAGGATAGAAGGCAACCGCCTCAAGGCATGGCAGGATCTGCGCTTCGACTACGATCCGTGGGGCAATCTGCTTACCAAACGCAAGGGCGCAAACCAAGTCCAACATTTTTCGTTCGATGCGGACGACCGTTTGATCAAGGTGAGTACGCAGGACGCGTGGGGGACGGCGGAAACGCTCTTCGATTATGATCCTCTTGGGCGGCGCATCGCCAAGACCGAATTGCGCGGCACGAAGGGAGCAATCCCTGCGGAGGGACGGCGGCGCTTCGTCTGGCAAGGCTTGCGCATGGTGCAGGAAATTCGCGATGGCGCCCTCAGCTGCTATATCTACAGCCCGGATGAAGGTTTCACGCCGCTGGCGCGCGTGGATACGGCCATCGGCCAGGGCGTGGCCCTGGCGGCTGCAGGCAGCGAGCAGCCGCGTTCGCGCATTTACCACTTCCACACCGATCTGGTTGGTGCGCCGCTGGAGGTCACGGACGAAAGTGGGGAGATGGCCTGGACGGCCAGCTATACGGCATGGGGCAAGGCCGACATCGGCGACGAAACAGCCATGGCGTCGAGGATCGAGCAGCCGTTACGCTATCCGGGGCAGTATGCCGACCAGAGCACGGGGCTGCATTACAACACCTTCCGGTTTTACGATCCGGATATCGGGCGCTACATCAGCCCCGATCCGATCGGACTGGAAGGCGGCACCAATCTGTTTGCGTACGTGCCCAACCCGACCGGCTGGGCCGACCCGCTCGGCTGGGACTGGAATTATCATTTAACGGACAGCTCGGGAAAAGTGTATTACCACGGCCGCGCGAGCGACAAGCAGACCATGGCAGATGTGGCGCGACGTCATGGCAATAACAAAGGCAAGGATGGCTTTCGCTTCGGAAAGGGCGATACCATGACCCGGATTACCGCGCCGGGCACGCCGAAGCTGACTGCCCAGGGGATCGAGGGGATCGCCATCGATAAAACGGGAGTCATCGGCCGCAGGAAAAAGAATGGGAATCGCGTACGGGGCAATGCAATTGCCGGGGTCGACCCTAAAAAGAAAAGCGCTCCTGCAAAAATCAAGGCGGGCAAAGCCTTTTTGAACGGGCGGGTACCGAGTCAAATGGGGCAAGTTTCGGGCACACCATTAAAGGGAACAAAATGTTGA